The following proteins are encoded in a genomic region of Sebastes fasciatus isolate fSebFas1 chromosome 12, fSebFas1.pri, whole genome shotgun sequence:
- the chd4b gene encoding chromodomain-helicase-DNA-binding protein 4 isoform X2, producing MSGSEDEREDFGAPDEPSLLHGEDEPEDAVVSDLEEVPKAKKKKKAKKSSRESRSSKRQRPVREELPVNSPERLIGVEAAERDAEEGGVRSASEGSDYAPGKKKKKRSSTAKDKKKGGAAAEKGGSSSSKSKRKDPEPEDDEDDDDDCQPKSSTQLLEAWGMKDIDHVFTQEDYSSLTNYKAFSQFVRPLIAAKNPKIAVSKMMTLMMAKWREFSTNNPLKGCATANAALAAANVAAAVENMVVAGTDGGPETGAAASPATPPAPAPAPAPAPAAPPAVPAPPLRKAKTKEGKGPNARKKSKPTPKPQPKPKPKKVAPLKIKLGGLNSKRKRSSSDEEEPEVDSDFDDGSFSVSDGSNRSNRPKKKPKSAKKKKKVETEEGDGYETDHQDYCEVCQQGGEIILCDTCPRAYHMVCLDPDMEKAPEGKWSCPHCEKEGIQWEARDELSEAEVEDEEDRRDEGVEEEDDHHIEFCRVCKDGGELLCCDTCPSSYHIHCLNPPLPEIPNGEWICPRCKCPHMKGKVQRVITWRWGEPPAPTPVPRPADLPADATDPPPLAGRREREFFVKWCNMSYWHCSWVLELQLELNCQVMFRNYQRKTDMDEPPPVDFGGEGDENKSTKRKNKDPLFVHMEEEFYRYGVKMEWLMIHRVVNHSVDKKNNVHYLIKWRDLPYDQSTWESEDMDIPEFDTYKQTYWNHRELVMGDEGRPVKKLKKTVKIKKAERPPANPVVDPTIKFDRQPDYLDSTGGTLHPYQLEGLNWLRFSWAQATDTILADEMGLGKTVQTAVFLYSLYKEGHSKGPFLVSAPLSTIINWEREFELWAPDMYVVTYIGDKDSRAVTRENEFSFEGNAIRGGKKASKMKKDSTVKFHVLLTSYELITIDQAVLGSIEWACLVVDEAHRLKNNQSKFFRILNNYPLQHKLLLTGTPLQNNLEELFHLLNFLTPMRFNNLEGFLEEFADIAKEDQIKKLHDMLGPHMLRRLKADVFKHMPSKTELIVRVELSPMQKKYYKFILTRNFEALNTRGGGNQVSLLNVVMDLKKCCNHPYLFPTAAMEAPKLPNGMYEGNALTKSSGKLTLLQKMMRKLKDGGHRVLVFSQMTKMLDLLEDFLENEGYKYERIDGGVTGSLRQEAIDRFNAPGAPQFAFLLSTRAGGLGINLASADTVVIYDSDWNPHNDIQAFSRAHRIGQNRKVMIYRFVTKASVEERITQVAKKKMMLTHLVVRPGLGSKTGSMSKQELDDILKFGTEELFKYELGMGDNKEDDSSVIHYDDHAIDRLLDRNQDATDDTELQSMNEYLSSFKVAQYVVKDEDDEEEVEREVIKQEESVDPDYWEKLLRHHYEQQQEDLARNLGKGKRTRKPVNYNDGSQEDRGIRQDWQEDQSDNQSDYSVASEEGDEDFDERAEANARRPNRKGLRNDRDKPLPPLLARVGGNIEVLGFNARQRKAFLNAVMRYGMPPQDAFTNQWLVRDLRGKSEKEFKAYVSLFMRHLCEPGADGAETFADGVPREGLSRQHVLTRIGVMSLIRKKVQEFEHVNGQWSMPWMAELEENKRAAALAAGEDPKTPSTGTPADTQPNTPVPDLSKSEDKEDMKKDGEDGKGAKKADDPEIIEIPDESEKSPVLEKKEEEVDSTAEKETGNGDEVKEKEVDDTSKEKEEKDKTSETEKEKEKEKEKEKEKEKEKETPAEVKAEGSEGKTEPEEDKSKAEEGKDEKMDTSSPTEEKKEQKEEKDAVKTDESGKLQNGENTKEGATAAPVVNVSEEKKKATKQRFMFNIADGGFTELHSLWQNEERAATVTKKTFEIWHRRHDYWLLAGIIQHGYARWQDVQNDVRFAILNEPFKGEMSRGNFLEIKNKFLARRFKLLEQALVIEEQLRRAAYLNMTEDPAHPSMALNTRFSEVECLAESHQHLSKESMSGNKPANAVLHKVLKQLEELLSDMKADVTRLPATIARIPPVAVRLQMSERNILSRLASRAPEVTAQNQSQTSQQMQVPR from the exons ATGTCGGGCAGCGAGGATGAGAGGGAAGACTTCGGAGCTCCAGACGAGCCCTCACTTCTTCACG GTGAGGACGAGCCGGAGGATGCTGTTGTGTCCGACTTGGAGGAGGTACCCaaggcgaagaagaagaagaaagccaAGAAGAGCAGCCGAGAGAGCAGGAGCAGCAAGAGGCAGAGACCCGTCAGAGAG GAGTTGCCAGTCAACTCCCCAGAGCGCCTGATAGGAGTagaagcagcagagagagatgcAGAAGAGGGAGGCGTGCGGTCAGCGAGTGAAGGGAGTGATTATGCCcctgggaagaagaagaagaaacgctCCAGCACTGCCAAAGATAAGAAGAAAGGAGGTGCGGCAGCAGAGAAAGGAGGCTCATCCAGCTCAAAGAGCAAACGTAAAGACCCAGAACCAGAAGACGATGAGGATGACGACGATGATTGCCAG CCTAAAAGCTCCACCCAGCTGCTGGAGGCCTGGGGCATGAAGGACATCGACCACGTCTTTACTCAAGAAGACTACAGCTCCCTCACCAACTACAAGGCCTTCAGCCAGTTTGTCAG GCCTTTAATTGCAGCAAAGAACCCCAAAATTGCAGTGTCCAAGATGATGACTTTAATGATGGCTAAGTGGAGAGAATTCAGCACCAACAACCCTCTTAAG GGTTGCGCCACTGCCAATGCAGCCCTTGCAGCTGCCAATGTGGCTGCAGCTGTGGAGAACATGGTGGTGGCGGGGACAGACGGAGGGCCAGAGACCGGCGCCGCCGCTTCACCTGCAAcccctcctgctcctgctcctgcccCCGCTCCGGCACCTGCTGCACCCCCAGCAGTCCCGGCACCTCCGCTCCGCAAGGCCAAGACCAAAGAGGGCAAAG GTCCCAACGCTCGCAAGAAGTCCAAGCCCACGCCTAAGCCTCAGCCCAAGCCCAAGCCTAAGAAGGTGGCTCCACTCAAGATCAAACTAGGGGGCCTCAACAGCAAGAGGAAACGCTCCTCT agtgatgaagaggaacCCGAGGTTGACAGTGACTTTGACGATGGCAGTTTCTCTGTGTCGGACGGCTCCAACCGCAGCAATCGTCCTAAGAAGAAACCCAAGAGTgcgaagaaaaagaagaaag TAGAGACGGAGGAAGGCGATGGCTACGAGACAGACCACCAGGACTACTGCGAGGTGTGCCAGCAGGGAGGAGAGATCATTTTGTGTGACACCTGTCCCAGAGCGTATCACATGGTCTGTCTGGACCCCGACATGGAGAAGGCCCCTGAGGGCAAGTGGAGCTGCCCGCACTGT gagaaggaggggaTCCAGTGGGAGGCCAGGGATGAGCTCTCTGAGGCCGAAGTGGAGGATGAAGAAGACAGGAGGGACGaaggggtggaggaggaagacgacCACCACATTGAGTTCTGCCGGGTGTGCAAGGACGGCGGGGAGCTGCTTTGCTGTGACACCTGCCCCTCCTCCTACCACATCCACTGCCTCAACCCTCCTCTCCCTGAAATCCCCAATGGAGAGTGGATCTGCCCCCGCTGCAAG TGTCCACATATGAAGGGCAAAGTCCAGAGGGTTATAACATGGCGATGGGGGGAGCCGCCAGCCCCCACGCCTGTCCCTCGACCTGCTGACCTCCCTGCTGATGCTACTGATCCCCCGCCATTGGCTGGCCGCAGGGAGAGGGAGTTCTTTGTCAAATGGTGCAACATGTCCTACTGGCACTGCTCCTGGGTGCTGGAGCTGCAG CTGGAGCTGAACTGCCAGGTGATGTTCCGTAACTACCAGAGGAAAACTGACATGGATGAACCGCCGCCGGTGGATTTTGGAGGCGAGGGTGACGAAAACAAAAGCACCAAGAGGAAGAACAAGGATCCTCTCTTTGtccacatggaggaggagtTTTACCGCTATGGAGTCAAGATGGAGTGGCTGATGATCCACCGCGTCGTCAACCACAG TGTTGATAAAAAGAACAACGTGCATTACCTGATCAAATGGAGAGATCTGCCCTATGACCAGTCAACCTGGGAGAGCGAAGACATGGACATCCCGGAGTTTGACACCTACAAACAGACATACTGGAATCACAG AGAGCTGGTGATGGGTGACGAGGGCAGGCCCGTTAAGAAGCTGAAGAAGACGGTCAAAATCAAGAAGGCAGAGCGTCCACCTGCTAATCCAGTTGTTGAT CCCACCATCAAGTTTGATCGGCAGCCCGACTACCTGGACAGCACAGGAGGCACTCTGCATCCCTACCAGCTGGAGGGGCTGAACTGGCTGAGGTTTTCTTGGGCTCAGGCCACAGACACAATCCTGGCTGATGAGATGGGGTTAGGAAAGACTGTACAGACTGCTGTCTTCCTCTACTCATTGTACAAGGAG GGTCACTCCAAAGGTCCCTTCCTGGTTAGTGCTCCGCTGTCCACCATCATTAACTGGGAGAGAGAGTTTGAGCTGTGGGCCCCTGACATGTACGTGGTGACCTATATAGGGGACAAAGACAGCAGGGCTGTCACCAGAGAGAACGAGTTCTCCTTTGAGGGAAACGCCATCCGAGGCGGGAAAAAAGCATCCAAGATGAAG AAAGACTCAACAGTCAAGTTCCACGTCCTGCTGACGTCCTATGAGTTGATCACCATTGACCAGGCCGTACTGGGCTCCATTGAATGGGCCTGTCTGGTTGTGGACGAGGCTCACAGGCTCAAAAACAACCAGTCCAAG TTCTTCCGTATATTGAACAACTATCCGCTGCAACACAAGCTGCTGCTAACAGGCACTCCTCTCCAGAACAACCTGGAGGAGCTCTTCCACCTGCTGAACTTCCTGACGCCAATGAGATTCAA CAACCTGGAAGGCTTCCTGGAGGAGTTTGCAGATATTGCCAAAGAGGACCAGATCAAGAAGCTCCACGACATGCTGGGACCACACATGCTCAGGAGGCTGAAGGCTGATGTTTTCAAACACATGCCTTCAAAGACTGAGCTCATTGTTAGAGTGGAGCTGAGCCCCATGCAGAA GAAATACTACAAGTTCATCCTAACACGTAACTTTGAGGCCCTGAACACTCGTGGAGGAGGAAACCAGGTGTCTCTGCTCAACGTGGTGATGGACCTGAAAAAGTGCTGCAACCACCCCTACCTCTTTCCAACAGCCGCCATG GAGGCACCAAAACTTCCAAACGGCATGTATGAGGGCAACGCGCTGACAAAGTCTTCAGGAAAATTGACGCTGCTCCAGAAGATGATGAGGAAGCTGAAGGACGGAGGCCACAGGGTTCTGGTCTTCTCCCAGATGACTAAAATGCTGGACCTGCTGGAGGACTTCCTGGAGAACGAGGGATACAAATATGAGAGAATTGATGGAGGAGTCACCGGCAGCTTGAGACAGGAGGCCATCGACCGCTTTAATG CGCCCGGTGCTCCCCAGTTTgctttcctcctctccaccagagCTGGTGGTTTGGGCATTAATCTTGCCTCTGCTGACACCGTCGTCATCTACGACTCAGACTGGAACCCCCACAATGACATCCAG GCGTTCAGCAGAGCTCACCGTATTGGCCAGAACAGGAAAGTGATGATTTATCGCTTCGTCACCAAGgcctctgtggaggagaggatCACGCAG GTGGCAAAGAAGAAGATGATGCTCACTCATCTGGTGGTGCGACCAGGTCTCGGCTCCAAGACGGGCTCCATGTCCAAGCAGGAGCTCGATGATATCCTCAAGTTTGGAACGGAAGAGTTGTTTAAATATGAACTCGGAATGG GGGACAACAAGGAGGATGACAGCAGTGTGATCCACTACGATGACCACGCTATTGACCGTTTGCTGGACAGGAACCAGGATGCCACAGACGACACTGAGCTCCAGAGCATGAACGAATACCTCAGCTCCTTTAAAGTGGCCCAGTATGTGGTCAAAGACGAAGACGATGAG GAGGAGGTGGAAAGAGAGGTGATCAAGCAGGAGGAAAGTGTTGATCCTGACTACTGGGAGAAGCTGCTCCGTCACCACtacgagcagcagcaggaagatcTCGCTCGAAATTTAGGCAAAGGCAAAAGAACTCGAAAGCCAGTCAACTACAATGACGGCTCCCAGGAGGACCGAGGAATAAGACAAG ATTGGCAGGAGGATCAGTCCGACAACCAGTCTGATTACTCGGTGGCCTCGGAGGAGGGCGACGAGGACTTTGACGAACGGGCTGAAG CGAATGCCCGCAGACCGAACCGCAAAGGGTTGAGGAACGATCGGGACAAACCTTTGCCGCCGCTGCTGGCCAGAGTGGGCGGGAACATCGAG GTTTTGGGCTTCAATGCACGGCAGAGGAAGGCGTTCCTAAACGCAGTGATGCGTTATGGGATGCCGCCCCAGGATGCTTTCACCAACCAGTGGCTGGTCAGGGACCTCCGAGGGAAGTCTGAGAAAGAATTCAA GGCCTACGTGTCTCTGTTCATGCGTCACCTTTGTGAGCCGGGGGCTGATGGAGCTGAGACCTTTGCAGACGGCGTCCCACGTGAGGGTCTGTCAAGGCAACACGTGCTCACCCGTATTGGTGTGATGTCACTTATAAGGAAAAAG GTGCAGGAGTTTGAGCATGTGAACGGTCAGTGGTCGATGCCCTGGATGGCAGAGCTGGAGGAGAACAAAAGGGCTGCAGCTTTGGCTGCAGGTGAAGACCCAAAGACTCCTTCTACTGGGAcccctgcagacacacagccCAACACTCCTGtcccag ATTTGTCTAAATCAGAGGACAAGGAAGACATGAAGAAGGACGGCGAGGATGGCAAAGGGGCCAAGAAGGCAGATGATCCAGAG ATTATTGAAATCCCAGATGAGTCTGAAAAATCCCCCGTGCTcgaaaagaaagaagaggaggtaGACTCCACTGCAGAGAAGGAGACAGGGAATGGAGATGAAGTCAAGGAGAAGGAGGTGGATGACACGAGCaaggagaaagaagagaaggacaAGACGTCGGAgacggagaaggagaaggagaaggagaaggagaaggagaaggagaaggagaaggagaaggagacacCTGCTGAGGTCAAGGCTGAAGGTTCGGAGGGCAAGACCGAACCAGAGGAGGACAAGTCTAAAG CTGAGGAGGGAAAAGATGAGAAGATGGACACCAGTTCGCcaacagaggagaagaaag AGCAAAAAGAGGAAAAGGATGCAGTGAAAACAGACGAGTCTGGCAAACTGCAGAACGGAGAGAACACCAAAGAAGGAGCAACAGCTGCGCCGGTGGTTAACGTCagtgaagagaagaaaaaagccACCAAGCAGAGGTTCATGTTCAACATCGCTGATGGAGGATTCAcag AGCTTCACTCTCTGTGGCAGAATGAAGAGCGTGCGGCCACCGTCACCAAGAAGACCTTTGAGATATGGCACCGTCGCCATGACtactggctgctggctggaaTCATACA ACACGGCTACGCCCGGTGGCAGGATGTGCAGAACGATGTGAGGTTTGCCATCCTCAACGAGCCCTTCAAAGGGGAGATGAGCAGAGGCAACTTCCTGGAGATCAAGAACAAGTTTCTGGCCCGCAGGTTCAAG TTATTGGAGCAGGCGTTGGTGATCGAGGAGCAGTTGCGCAGGGCAGCCTATTTGAACATGACGGAGGACCCGGCCCACCCCTCCATGGCCCTCAACACTCGCTTCAGTGAGGTGGAGTGTCTCGCCGAGTCCCACCAGCACCTCAGCAAGGAGTCCATGTCTGGAAACAAGCCTGCCAATGCAGTTCTGCATAAAG TTCTCAAACAGCTCGAGGAACTGCTGAGCGACATGAAGGCTGACGTCACACGTCTCCCGGCAACCATCGCCAGGATACCCCCCGTCGCCGTGCGGCTGCAAATGTCCGAGAGGAACATCCTCAGCCGACTGGCCAGCCGGGCCCCCGAGGTTACCGCTCAGAACCAGTCACAGACCTCACAGCAGATGCAGGTGCCGCGCTGA